From one Salmo salar chromosome ssa09, Ssal_v3.1, whole genome shotgun sequence genomic stretch:
- the wdr25 gene encoding WD repeat-containing protein 25 isoform X5 encodes MAIFPWIWDGAESGQCLQVYSSHSGAVRDACWSPCGRRLLTGSFDNTAMVTDVETGQQIVKVGNQFKVMCLAVQPDNPEVFLCGGYSAEVKAWDARTCKVERVYRARIQQTLAILFLTGGREFVTSSDSVSRDSAERTLIAWDFQTTAKVSNQIYHERYTCPSLALHPQQDSFVAQSNGNYMALFSAQRPYRMNKRRRYEGHKVEGYAVRCGFSPDGSILATGSSTGSVHFYDQQSARTLHTLLAHQQACMCVSLHPVLPAVVATCDWGGELRIWQ; translated from the exons ATTTGGGATGGTGCAGAGAGTGGGCAGTGCCTGCAGGTATACTCCTCCCACTCGGGGGCGGTGCGAGATGCCTGTTGGTCTCCCTGTGGGCGACGCCTCCTCACCGGCTCCTTTGACAACACGGCCATGGTGACGGACGTGGAGACAG GACAGCAGATCGTGAAGGTGGGGAACCAGTTCAAGGTGATGTGCTTGGCAGTGCAGCCCGACAACCCTGAagtgttcctgtgtgggggttaCAGCGCAGAGGTCAAGGCCTGGGATGCCCGTACCTGCAAG GTGGAGAGGGTGTACAGGGCACGGATCCAGCAGACTCTGGCCATCCTGTTCCTGACTGGGGGCAGGGAGTTTGTGACCAGCAGTGACTCGGTAAGCCGGGACTCTGCCGAGCGCACGCTCATTGCCTGGGACTTCCAAACCACCGCTAAGGTCTCCAATCAGATCTACCAT GAGCGGTACACGTGCCCCAGCCTAGCCCTTCACCCCCAGCAGGACTCCTTTGTAGCGCAGAGCAATGGCAACTACATGGCCCTATTTTCTGCCCAGCGGCCATACAGAATGAACAAGAGGAGGCGGTATGAAGGACACAAG GTAGAGGGCTATGCGGTGAGGTGTGGCTTCTCTCCGGATGGGTCCATACTGGCCACGGGCAGCTCCACAGGCTCCGTCCACTTCTACGACCAGCAGAGTGCTCGGACGCTGCACACTCTGCTCGCACACCAGcaggcatgcatgtgtgtgtctctgcaccCTGTGCTGCCCGCTGTGGTGGCAACGTGCGACTGGGGTGGCGAGCTCAGGATCTGGCAGTGA
- the wdr25 gene encoding WD repeat-containing protein 25 isoform X3: MTSLVAYDDSDQEDDDGALPHLANCPMDDIRQSQGNQKWLDSNFYGPLLPSPHYKPLEIGQCVDGRTVSEPHREIYPLPLGLSGIVENSSNSKPYSTPQYCVNLTTAKRLQAVPPGVSPYIPKRERLATPAKREEPTSLETNDKSTVSRLLSEVSERVRPYLGPKPGRAVVPRCMQLSLQAHQAPINMIQWCPVPQLSHLLLSASMDKTVKIWDGAESGQCLQVYSSHSGAVRDACWSPCGRRLLTGSFDNTAMVTDVETGQQIVKVGNQFKVMCLAVQPDNPEVFLCGGYSAEVKAWDARTCKVERVYRARIQQTLAILFLTGGREFVTSSDSVSRDSAERTLIAWDFQTTAKVSNQIYHERYTCPSLALHPQQDSFVAQSNGNYMALFSAQRPYRMNKRRRYEGHKVEGYAVRCGFSPDGSILATGSSTGSVHFYDQQSARTLHTLLAHQQACMCVSLHPVLPAVVATCDWGGELRIWQ, translated from the exons ATGACCTCGTTAGTGGCCTATGATGATTCTGACCAGGAGGATGATGACGGAGCACTCCCTCATCTTGCCAACTGTCCCATGGATGATATTAGGCAGTCCCAAGGAAACCAGAAATGGTTGGATTCTAACTTCTATGGACCATTATTACCCAGTCCCCATTACAAACCACTTGAAATAGGACAATGTGTTGATGGTAGGACAGTGTCAGAACCTCACAGGGAGATTTATCCCCTTCCATTGGGTCTCTCAGGGATTGTGGAGAACAGCTCAAACTCAAAACCATACTCTACTCCACAATACTGTGTTAATTTGACCACTGCGAAGAGGCTTCAGGCTGTACCACCTGGTGTCTCGCCATACATTCCTAAGAGAGAGAGGTTGGCCACACCAGCAAAGAGAGAAGAACCAACCTCTTTGGAAACGAATGATAAGTCCACTGTCTCCAGGCTGCTGAGCGAGGTCTCTGAGCGGGTGCGTCCGTACCTGGGGCCCAAGCCTGGCAGGGCAGTGGTGCCCAGGTGCATGCAGCTCAGCCTCCAGGCCCACCAGGCTCCAATCAACATGATCCAGTGGTGCCCAGTGCCCCAGCTCAGCCATCTCCTACTGTCTGCCTCCATGGACAAGACTGTTAAG ATTTGGGATGGTGCAGAGAGTGGGCAGTGCCTGCAGGTATACTCCTCCCACTCGGGGGCGGTGCGAGATGCCTGTTGGTCTCCCTGTGGGCGACGCCTCCTCACCGGCTCCTTTGACAACACGGCCATGGTGACGGACGTGGAGACAG GACAGCAGATCGTGAAGGTGGGGAACCAGTTCAAGGTGATGTGCTTGGCAGTGCAGCCCGACAACCCTGAagtgttcctgtgtgggggttaCAGCGCAGAGGTCAAGGCCTGGGATGCCCGTACCTGCAAG GTGGAGAGGGTGTACAGGGCACGGATCCAGCAGACTCTGGCCATCCTGTTCCTGACTGGGGGCAGGGAGTTTGTGACCAGCAGTGACTCGGTAAGCCGGGACTCTGCCGAGCGCACGCTCATTGCCTGGGACTTCCAAACCACCGCTAAGGTCTCCAATCAGATCTACCAT GAGCGGTACACGTGCCCCAGCCTAGCCCTTCACCCCCAGCAGGACTCCTTTGTAGCGCAGAGCAATGGCAACTACATGGCCCTATTTTCTGCCCAGCGGCCATACAGAATGAACAAGAGGAGGCGGTATGAAGGACACAAG GTAGAGGGCTATGCGGTGAGGTGTGGCTTCTCTCCGGATGGGTCCATACTGGCCACGGGCAGCTCCACAGGCTCCGTCCACTTCTACGACCAGCAGAGTGCTCGGACGCTGCACACTCTGCTCGCACACCAGcaggcatgcatgtgtgtgtctctgcaccCTGTGCTGCCCGCTGTGGTGGCAACGTGCGACTGGGGTGGCGAGCTCAGGATCTGGCAGTGA
- the wdr25 gene encoding WD repeat-containing protein 25 isoform X1, whose translation MNDTFLVFPKPYRKGRVLKFRASFGALKVPTPPYVHVTALVYRQTKTEDTKGLPLKMTVGCNCVNRLTQCTGSGERTMTSLVAYDDSDQEDDDGALPHLANCPMDDIRQSQGNQKWLDSNFYGPLLPSPHYKPLEIGQCVDGRTVSEPHREIYPLPLGLSGIVENSSNSKPYSTPQYCVNLTTAKRLQAVPPGVSPYIPKRERLATPAKREEPTSLETNDKSTVSRLLSEVSERVRPYLGPKPGRAVVPRCMQLSLQAHQAPINMIQWCPVPQLSHLLLSASMDKTVKIWDGAESGQCLQVYSSHSGAVRDACWSPCGRRLLTGSFDNTAMVTDVETGQQIVKVGNQFKVMCLAVQPDNPEVFLCGGYSAEVKAWDARTCKVERVYRARIQQTLAILFLTGGREFVTSSDSVSRDSAERTLIAWDFQTTAKVSNQIYHERYTCPSLALHPQQDSFVAQSNGNYMALFSAQRPYRMNKRRRYEGHKVEGYAVRCGFSPDGSILATGSSTGSVHFYDQQSARTLHTLLAHQQACMCVSLHPVLPAVVATCDWGGELRIWQ comes from the exons ATGAATGATACGTTCCTTGTGTTTCCAAAACCATACCGTAAGGGACGCGTCTTAAAGTTTAGAGCAAGCTTCGGGGCTCTTAAGGTTCCCACACCGCCATAtgtccatgttacagcgcttgtttacaGACAAACGAAGACCGAAGACACAAAAGGGTTGCCCCTAAAAATGACTGTAGGCTGCAACTGTGTTAACCGGCTCACCCAGTGTACT GGTTCTGGGGAAAGGACAATGACCTCGTTAGTGGCCTATGATGATTCTGACCAGGAGGATGATGACGGAGCACTCCCTCATCTTGCCAACTGTCCCATGGATGATATTAGGCAGTCCCAAGGAAACCAGAAATGGTTGGATTCTAACTTCTATGGACCATTATTACCCAGTCCCCATTACAAACCACTTGAAATAGGACAATGTGTTGATGGTAGGACAGTGTCAGAACCTCACAGGGAGATTTATCCCCTTCCATTGGGTCTCTCAGGGATTGTGGAGAACAGCTCAAACTCAAAACCATACTCTACTCCACAATACTGTGTTAATTTGACCACTGCGAAGAGGCTTCAGGCTGTACCACCTGGTGTCTCGCCATACATTCCTAAGAGAGAGAGGTTGGCCACACCAGCAAAGAGAGAAGAACCAACCTCTTTGGAAACGAATGATAAGTCCACTGTCTCCAGGCTGCTGAGCGAGGTCTCTGAGCGGGTGCGTCCGTACCTGGGGCCCAAGCCTGGCAGGGCAGTGGTGCCCAGGTGCATGCAGCTCAGCCTCCAGGCCCACCAGGCTCCAATCAACATGATCCAGTGGTGCCCAGTGCCCCAGCTCAGCCATCTCCTACTGTCTGCCTCCATGGACAAGACTGTTAAG ATTTGGGATGGTGCAGAGAGTGGGCAGTGCCTGCAGGTATACTCCTCCCACTCGGGGGCGGTGCGAGATGCCTGTTGGTCTCCCTGTGGGCGACGCCTCCTCACCGGCTCCTTTGACAACACGGCCATGGTGACGGACGTGGAGACAG GACAGCAGATCGTGAAGGTGGGGAACCAGTTCAAGGTGATGTGCTTGGCAGTGCAGCCCGACAACCCTGAagtgttcctgtgtgggggttaCAGCGCAGAGGTCAAGGCCTGGGATGCCCGTACCTGCAAG GTGGAGAGGGTGTACAGGGCACGGATCCAGCAGACTCTGGCCATCCTGTTCCTGACTGGGGGCAGGGAGTTTGTGACCAGCAGTGACTCGGTAAGCCGGGACTCTGCCGAGCGCACGCTCATTGCCTGGGACTTCCAAACCACCGCTAAGGTCTCCAATCAGATCTACCAT GAGCGGTACACGTGCCCCAGCCTAGCCCTTCACCCCCAGCAGGACTCCTTTGTAGCGCAGAGCAATGGCAACTACATGGCCCTATTTTCTGCCCAGCGGCCATACAGAATGAACAAGAGGAGGCGGTATGAAGGACACAAG GTAGAGGGCTATGCGGTGAGGTGTGGCTTCTCTCCGGATGGGTCCATACTGGCCACGGGCAGCTCCACAGGCTCCGTCCACTTCTACGACCAGCAGAGTGCTCGGACGCTGCACACTCTGCTCGCACACCAGcaggcatgcatgtgtgtgtctctgcaccCTGTGCTGCCCGCTGTGGTGGCAACGTGCGACTGGGGTGGCGAGCTCAGGATCTGGCAGTGA
- the wdr25 gene encoding WD repeat-containing protein 25 isoform X2, with product MCVAILNRKTCAAHYTGSGERTMTSLVAYDDSDQEDDDGALPHLANCPMDDIRQSQGNQKWLDSNFYGPLLPSPHYKPLEIGQCVDGRTVSEPHREIYPLPLGLSGIVENSSNSKPYSTPQYCVNLTTAKRLQAVPPGVSPYIPKRERLATPAKREEPTSLETNDKSTVSRLLSEVSERVRPYLGPKPGRAVVPRCMQLSLQAHQAPINMIQWCPVPQLSHLLLSASMDKTVKIWDGAESGQCLQVYSSHSGAVRDACWSPCGRRLLTGSFDNTAMVTDVETGQQIVKVGNQFKVMCLAVQPDNPEVFLCGGYSAEVKAWDARTCKVERVYRARIQQTLAILFLTGGREFVTSSDSVSRDSAERTLIAWDFQTTAKVSNQIYHERYTCPSLALHPQQDSFVAQSNGNYMALFSAQRPYRMNKRRRYEGHKVEGYAVRCGFSPDGSILATGSSTGSVHFYDQQSARTLHTLLAHQQACMCVSLHPVLPAVVATCDWGGELRIWQ from the exons ATGTGTGTGGCCATTTTAAATCGCAAAACTTGTGCAGCACATTATACG GGTTCTGGGGAAAGGACAATGACCTCGTTAGTGGCCTATGATGATTCTGACCAGGAGGATGATGACGGAGCACTCCCTCATCTTGCCAACTGTCCCATGGATGATATTAGGCAGTCCCAAGGAAACCAGAAATGGTTGGATTCTAACTTCTATGGACCATTATTACCCAGTCCCCATTACAAACCACTTGAAATAGGACAATGTGTTGATGGTAGGACAGTGTCAGAACCTCACAGGGAGATTTATCCCCTTCCATTGGGTCTCTCAGGGATTGTGGAGAACAGCTCAAACTCAAAACCATACTCTACTCCACAATACTGTGTTAATTTGACCACTGCGAAGAGGCTTCAGGCTGTACCACCTGGTGTCTCGCCATACATTCCTAAGAGAGAGAGGTTGGCCACACCAGCAAAGAGAGAAGAACCAACCTCTTTGGAAACGAATGATAAGTCCACTGTCTCCAGGCTGCTGAGCGAGGTCTCTGAGCGGGTGCGTCCGTACCTGGGGCCCAAGCCTGGCAGGGCAGTGGTGCCCAGGTGCATGCAGCTCAGCCTCCAGGCCCACCAGGCTCCAATCAACATGATCCAGTGGTGCCCAGTGCCCCAGCTCAGCCATCTCCTACTGTCTGCCTCCATGGACAAGACTGTTAAG ATTTGGGATGGTGCAGAGAGTGGGCAGTGCCTGCAGGTATACTCCTCCCACTCGGGGGCGGTGCGAGATGCCTGTTGGTCTCCCTGTGGGCGACGCCTCCTCACCGGCTCCTTTGACAACACGGCCATGGTGACGGACGTGGAGACAG GACAGCAGATCGTGAAGGTGGGGAACCAGTTCAAGGTGATGTGCTTGGCAGTGCAGCCCGACAACCCTGAagtgttcctgtgtgggggttaCAGCGCAGAGGTCAAGGCCTGGGATGCCCGTACCTGCAAG GTGGAGAGGGTGTACAGGGCACGGATCCAGCAGACTCTGGCCATCCTGTTCCTGACTGGGGGCAGGGAGTTTGTGACCAGCAGTGACTCGGTAAGCCGGGACTCTGCCGAGCGCACGCTCATTGCCTGGGACTTCCAAACCACCGCTAAGGTCTCCAATCAGATCTACCAT GAGCGGTACACGTGCCCCAGCCTAGCCCTTCACCCCCAGCAGGACTCCTTTGTAGCGCAGAGCAATGGCAACTACATGGCCCTATTTTCTGCCCAGCGGCCATACAGAATGAACAAGAGGAGGCGGTATGAAGGACACAAG GTAGAGGGCTATGCGGTGAGGTGTGGCTTCTCTCCGGATGGGTCCATACTGGCCACGGGCAGCTCCACAGGCTCCGTCCACTTCTACGACCAGCAGAGTGCTCGGACGCTGCACACTCTGCTCGCACACCAGcaggcatgcatgtgtgtgtctctgcaccCTGTGCTGCCCGCTGTGGTGGCAACGTGCGACTGGGGTGGCGAGCTCAGGATCTGGCAGTGA
- the wdr25 gene encoding WD repeat-containing protein 25 isoform X6, with amino-acid sequence MQQEIWDGAESGQCLQVYSSHSGAVRDACWSPCGRRLLTGSFDNTAMVTDVETGQQIVKVGNQFKVMCLAVQPDNPEVFLCGGYSAEVKAWDARTCKVERVYRARIQQTLAILFLTGGREFVTSSDSVSRDSAERTLIAWDFQTTAKVSNQIYHERYTCPSLALHPQQDSFVAQSNGNYMALFSAQRPYRMNKRRRYEGHKVEGYAVRCGFSPDGSILATGSSTGSVHFYDQQSARTLHTLLAHQQACMCVSLHPVLPAVVATCDWGGELRIWQ; translated from the exons ATGCAGCAAGAG ATTTGGGATGGTGCAGAGAGTGGGCAGTGCCTGCAGGTATACTCCTCCCACTCGGGGGCGGTGCGAGATGCCTGTTGGTCTCCCTGTGGGCGACGCCTCCTCACCGGCTCCTTTGACAACACGGCCATGGTGACGGACGTGGAGACAG GACAGCAGATCGTGAAGGTGGGGAACCAGTTCAAGGTGATGTGCTTGGCAGTGCAGCCCGACAACCCTGAagtgttcctgtgtgggggttaCAGCGCAGAGGTCAAGGCCTGGGATGCCCGTACCTGCAAG GTGGAGAGGGTGTACAGGGCACGGATCCAGCAGACTCTGGCCATCCTGTTCCTGACTGGGGGCAGGGAGTTTGTGACCAGCAGTGACTCGGTAAGCCGGGACTCTGCCGAGCGCACGCTCATTGCCTGGGACTTCCAAACCACCGCTAAGGTCTCCAATCAGATCTACCAT GAGCGGTACACGTGCCCCAGCCTAGCCCTTCACCCCCAGCAGGACTCCTTTGTAGCGCAGAGCAATGGCAACTACATGGCCCTATTTTCTGCCCAGCGGCCATACAGAATGAACAAGAGGAGGCGGTATGAAGGACACAAG GTAGAGGGCTATGCGGTGAGGTGTGGCTTCTCTCCGGATGGGTCCATACTGGCCACGGGCAGCTCCACAGGCTCCGTCCACTTCTACGACCAGCAGAGTGCTCGGACGCTGCACACTCTGCTCGCACACCAGcaggcatgcatgtgtgtgtctctgcaccCTGTGCTGCCCGCTGTGGTGGCAACGTGCGACTGGGGTGGCGAGCTCAGGATCTGGCAGTGA
- the wdr25 gene encoding WD repeat-containing protein 25 isoform X4 has translation MNDTFLVFPKPYRKGRVLKFRASFGALKVPTPPYVHVTALVYRQTKTEDTKGLPLKMTVGCNCVNRLTQCTIWDGAESGQCLQVYSSHSGAVRDACWSPCGRRLLTGSFDNTAMVTDVETGQQIVKVGNQFKVMCLAVQPDNPEVFLCGGYSAEVKAWDARTCKVERVYRARIQQTLAILFLTGGREFVTSSDSVSRDSAERTLIAWDFQTTAKVSNQIYHERYTCPSLALHPQQDSFVAQSNGNYMALFSAQRPYRMNKRRRYEGHKVEGYAVRCGFSPDGSILATGSSTGSVHFYDQQSARTLHTLLAHQQACMCVSLHPVLPAVVATCDWGGELRIWQ, from the exons ATGAATGATACGTTCCTTGTGTTTCCAAAACCATACCGTAAGGGACGCGTCTTAAAGTTTAGAGCAAGCTTCGGGGCTCTTAAGGTTCCCACACCGCCATAtgtccatgttacagcgcttgtttacaGACAAACGAAGACCGAAGACACAAAAGGGTTGCCCCTAAAAATGACTGTAGGCTGCAACTGTGTTAACCGGCTCACCCAGTGTACT ATTTGGGATGGTGCAGAGAGTGGGCAGTGCCTGCAGGTATACTCCTCCCACTCGGGGGCGGTGCGAGATGCCTGTTGGTCTCCCTGTGGGCGACGCCTCCTCACCGGCTCCTTTGACAACACGGCCATGGTGACGGACGTGGAGACAG GACAGCAGATCGTGAAGGTGGGGAACCAGTTCAAGGTGATGTGCTTGGCAGTGCAGCCCGACAACCCTGAagtgttcctgtgtgggggttaCAGCGCAGAGGTCAAGGCCTGGGATGCCCGTACCTGCAAG GTGGAGAGGGTGTACAGGGCACGGATCCAGCAGACTCTGGCCATCCTGTTCCTGACTGGGGGCAGGGAGTTTGTGACCAGCAGTGACTCGGTAAGCCGGGACTCTGCCGAGCGCACGCTCATTGCCTGGGACTTCCAAACCACCGCTAAGGTCTCCAATCAGATCTACCAT GAGCGGTACACGTGCCCCAGCCTAGCCCTTCACCCCCAGCAGGACTCCTTTGTAGCGCAGAGCAATGGCAACTACATGGCCCTATTTTCTGCCCAGCGGCCATACAGAATGAACAAGAGGAGGCGGTATGAAGGACACAAG GTAGAGGGCTATGCGGTGAGGTGTGGCTTCTCTCCGGATGGGTCCATACTGGCCACGGGCAGCTCCACAGGCTCCGTCCACTTCTACGACCAGCAGAGTGCTCGGACGCTGCACACTCTGCTCGCACACCAGcaggcatgcatgtgtgtgtctctgcaccCTGTGCTGCCCGCTGTGGTGGCAACGTGCGACTGGGGTGGCGAGCTCAGGATCTGGCAGTGA